Proteins encoded in a region of the Elizabethkingia bruuniana genome:
- a CDS encoding helix-turn-helix domain-containing protein → MEFHALKIFTEQNLQDSLTMGHPYHPNNPLFLFIKKGKMVIKEQINIFELGENSIILIDSRSVYEIMEVSKELKVKVLTYHRSFISKIGLKFNRLNIYHNIRMELRRGYTFTDREFEVFWDILKGIDYFLDEIGDLEYAVESIESLFSAFIYNVSSFVMRNRKNTKGMMTRNQEIVLDFIGLVGENYLSQKSVEFYAQTMMLSTRHLSSVIKAETGKTAGQMINEFIINEAKALLASTLKPVNEISNRLNFSDQYSFSHFFKKHQGVSPTEYRNQF, encoded by the coding sequence ATGGAGTTTCATGCCTTAAAAATCTTTACTGAACAAAACCTTCAGGATAGTCTTACAATGGGGCATCCATACCATCCCAATAATCCGTTGTTTTTATTTATAAAAAAAGGAAAGATGGTAATCAAAGAACAGATTAACATCTTTGAGCTCGGAGAAAACTCCATTATCCTAATAGATTCCCGTTCAGTATATGAGATTATGGAAGTAAGCAAAGAGCTGAAAGTGAAAGTGCTTACCTACCATCGTTCATTTATTAGTAAAATCGGACTGAAATTCAACAGACTCAATATTTACCATAACATAAGAATGGAACTTAGAAGAGGCTATACATTTACCGACAGAGAATTTGAAGTATTCTGGGATATACTGAAGGGTATAGATTATTTTCTGGACGAAATAGGTGATCTTGAATATGCTGTTGAAAGTATTGAGAGTCTTTTTAGTGCATTTATTTATAATGTTTCCAGTTTTGTTATGCGTAACCGGAAAAATACCAAAGGTATGATGACGCGTAATCAGGAAATTGTTCTGGACTTTATAGGTTTGGTAGGAGAGAATTATCTTAGCCAGAAAAGCGTAGAGTTCTATGCACAGACTATGATGCTGTCTACACGCCACTTATCTTCAGTTATTAAAGCCGAAACAGGTAAAACAGCAGGACAAATGATTAATGAATTCATAATAAATGAAGCAAAAGCTTTGTTGGCTTCTACTTTAAAGCCTGTTAATGAGATTTCTAACCGGCTAAACTTTAGTGATCAATATTCTTTCAGTCACTTCTTTAAAAAGCATCAGGGGGTAAGTCCTACAGAGTATCGAAACCAGTTTTAG
- a CDS encoding cellulase family glycosylhydrolase, with translation MKRVILASCFLLSQFGTSQLLKSEGQKIVNDKGENVLLRGLGLGGWMLQEGYMLKTADFAGPQYQIKNKIAELAGEDGMQAFYKKYLENGITKKDIDALKSWGFNSVRLPMHYNLYTLPIEKEKVKGKDTWLEEGFRMTDNLLKWCAENKMYLFLDMHALPGGQGNDVNISDNDKSKPSLWESEENQRKSVALWKKLAERYKDSPWIGGYDIINEPNYGFTGKNLNGCDEESNAPLRKFMVDVTKAIREVDQKHLIIIEGNCWGNNYKGIFPLWDNNLVLSFHKYWNKNDQNSIKQMLDYRNQYNVPIWLGESGENSNVWFTEAISLMENNNIGWAFWPMKKIDNIAGVANVKITPEYEKLLDYWKNGGEKPSKEFTYKTMMQIADNYKFENTEVKKDVIDAMFRQIKSNEVLPYTSHTIPGRIFATEYDLGRIGAAYYDKDAINYRIDTGEQVNWNSGDKMRNDGVDIYSNKDKVSNGYYVGKIEDGEWLNFTLKSVKPGKYSLEIRYANASGTGRLSVTDGKGQQIAQTELPSTGGDQIWKTITVKNVNITKGTDKIKLQFDKGGFNLNYIDFK, from the coding sequence ATGAAAAGAGTAATACTTGCGTCCTGTTTTTTATTGTCTCAATTTGGGACATCTCAATTACTGAAATCTGAAGGCCAGAAAATCGTAAATGATAAAGGAGAGAATGTTTTGTTAAGAGGTTTAGGTTTGGGAGGATGGATGTTACAAGAAGGTTATATGCTGAAAACAGCGGATTTTGCAGGTCCACAGTATCAGATAAAGAATAAAATAGCAGAACTTGCCGGTGAGGATGGTATGCAGGCATTTTATAAAAAGTATCTGGAAAACGGAATTACTAAAAAAGATATAGATGCACTAAAGTCTTGGGGATTCAATTCTGTGAGATTACCAATGCATTATAACCTTTATACCTTACCTATAGAGAAAGAGAAGGTAAAAGGAAAGGATACCTGGCTGGAAGAAGGTTTCCGTATGACGGATAATCTTCTGAAATGGTGTGCAGAAAATAAAATGTACTTGTTTCTGGATATGCATGCTCTGCCTGGGGGGCAAGGGAATGACGTCAATATTTCGGATAATGATAAATCGAAACCGTCTTTGTGGGAGAGTGAAGAAAATCAGAGAAAATCTGTTGCACTATGGAAAAAGCTTGCTGAACGTTACAAAGATAGTCCATGGATTGGCGGGTATGATATTATCAATGAACCCAATTATGGATTTACAGGAAAAAACCTTAATGGATGCGACGAAGAATCTAATGCTCCGCTAAGAAAATTTATGGTAGATGTAACCAAAGCTATCCGCGAAGTGGATCAAAAGCACTTGATTATAATTGAAGGAAATTGCTGGGGAAATAATTATAAAGGAATATTCCCGCTATGGGATAATAATCTTGTACTAAGTTTCCATAAATATTGGAATAAAAATGACCAAAACTCTATTAAGCAAATGCTGGATTACCGCAACCAGTACAATGTGCCTATCTGGTTAGGAGAGAGTGGTGAGAATTCCAATGTATGGTTTACTGAAGCTATAAGTCTTATGGAAAATAATAATATCGGATGGGCTTTCTGGCCAATGAAAAAAATAGACAATATTGCCGGAGTAGCCAATGTTAAGATAACACCAGAATACGAGAAGCTGCTGGATTACTGGAAAAATGGCGGTGAAAAACCTTCCAAAGAATTTACCTATAAAACAATGATGCAGATAGCAGACAATTACAAATTCGAAAATACAGAAGTTAAAAAAGATGTAATCGATGCAATGTTTCGTCAGATAAAAAGCAATGAAGTATTGCCATATACCAGTCATACAATTCCGGGAAGAATATTTGCTACGGAATACGATTTGGGAAGGATTGGAGCGGCTTATTATGACAAAGATGCAATTAACTATCGTATAGATACTGGTGAACAGGTCAACTGGAATTCCGGAGATAAGATGAGAAACGATGGTGTGGATATTTACAGCAATAAGGATAAAGTTTCCAATGGCTATTATGTAGGAAAAATTGAAGATGGAGAGTGGTTAAACTTCACTTTGAAAAGTGTAAAGCCGGGAAAATATAGTCTGGAAATTCGCTATGCAAATGCAAGCGGTACAGGAAGGTTATCCGTAACAGATGGTAAAGGACAACAAATAGCACAAACAGAGCTTCCTTCTACAGGCGGAGATCAGATATGGAAAACTATAACCGTAAAAAATGTAAACATAACTAAAGGAACAGATAAAATAAAACTTCAGTTTGATAAAGGCGGTTTCAATCTGAATTATATAGACTTTAAATAA